Proteins from a genomic interval of Candidatus Nanosynbacter sp. HMT-352:
- a CDS encoding RCC1 domain-containing protein produces the protein MIQRKNGYSLVLIILMSTFILALLAGAMRVVTQSYIYSQEEYYYKLAQEAGEAGTAYANACLDANGAEQSWSSVPGGIGPLRPETNCKGAVTFPGNRYVFENSKLRTTFEVGDLEASTKGASSGVALSAATAQISSKGRVEITNGSGTVLKTYTAVVKKSVTWPADIDATRIVSGTNRTCAILSNNVWCWGKNNMGQLGDGTTSDSNIPVKVRSIGDMRNGEIIDIFTAQHHSCVLTKSSTGRRIYCWGDNRSGQLGNGDSGGGKYSSVPVEIKPPTGALAADFSGDKISAIGGTGNTSCAIASGKVYCWGENDRGQLGYGSPGNPKFSATPARINSGGFDRLPNNYSATKLSTGGSRSRTMCVITTEKRAYCWGQAKFGQLGVGPIAGDNYSRATRVKELENVIDISQDGYWWEKDPDYVTHTCAVAKADTDTVYGVYCWGGAGRGQAGSPGNGSPIKKHIEPKKVSDLPGTALQVEVGISHSCALMDDAGTKKVYCWGNNEMGQLGANEKYLDPPDGIKWTYKPMQVKDGLPAGEKIVSLSAGANRGCVIMENKRSYCWGLNNEGQIGDGTNEDRNSPTESLFLRPVQNRYIY, from the coding sequence ATGATTCAACGAAAAAATGGCTATTCCTTGGTGCTGATTATCCTTATGAGCACTTTTATATTGGCGCTTTTGGCTGGTGCTATGAGGGTTGTGACTCAGTCGTATATTTACTCTCAGGAAGAGTACTATTATAAATTAGCCCAAGAGGCTGGTGAGGCAGGTACGGCTTACGCTAATGCTTGTTTGGATGCTAATGGAGCCGAACAATCATGGAGTTCGGTTCCTGGTGGAATTGGACCGCTTCGTCCAGAAACCAATTGCAAGGGGGCTGTAACTTTTCCTGGTAATAGATATGTATTTGAGAACAGCAAGTTAAGAACGACTTTTGAAGTTGGTGATTTGGAGGCGTCAACTAAAGGTGCGTCGTCTGGTGTGGCTTTGTCGGCTGCTACTGCTCAAATTTCGTCAAAGGGTCGCGTTGAAATAACAAATGGTAGTGGCACAGTCCTAAAAACTTATACTGCTGTTGTAAAAAAATCGGTCACTTGGCCAGCTGACATTGACGCAACGCGCATAGTAAGTGGCACTAATCGTACGTGTGCGATTTTGTCGAATAATGTATGGTGTTGGGGTAAAAATAATATGGGGCAATTGGGTGATGGAACTACTAGCGACTCTAATATTCCAGTGAAAGTTCGTTCTATTGGCGATATGAGGAATGGTGAGATTATCGATATTTTTACAGCACAACATCATAGTTGCGTGTTAACTAAATCAAGTACTGGCAGGAGAATATACTGTTGGGGTGATAATAGGTCTGGGCAACTGGGCAATGGGGATTCTGGCGGCGGTAAATATTCTAGTGTCCCAGTCGAGATTAAGCCACCTACTGGCGCGCTAGCTGCAGATTTTTCTGGAGATAAAATTAGCGCAATTGGAGGGACGGGTAATACTTCATGTGCTATTGCATCAGGTAAGGTGTACTGTTGGGGTGAAAATGACAGGGGGCAGTTGGGCTACGGTAGTCCGGGCAACCCTAAGTTTAGCGCAACACCAGCACGGATTAATTCAGGTGGATTTGATAGGCTCCCTAACAATTATTCTGCCACTAAGCTATCAACTGGCGGATCTCGTTCACGGACTATGTGTGTTATAACTACCGAAAAAAGGGCTTACTGTTGGGGGCAGGCTAAGTTTGGGCAGCTGGGTGTTGGTCCAATAGCTGGCGATAATTATAGTCGAGCTACTCGAGTTAAGGAGCTGGAAAATGTGATTGATATATCTCAGGATGGATATTGGTGGGAAAAAGATCCTGATTATGTAACTCACACCTGCGCTGTCGCTAAGGCAGACACAGACACAGTATACGGAGTATATTGCTGGGGTGGCGCTGGGCGCGGACAGGCTGGATCTCCGGGGAATGGCTCTCCTATTAAAAAGCATATTGAGCCGAAGAAAGTTTCTGACTTACCCGGAACGGCGCTGCAGGTTGAAGTTGGTATTTCTCATTCTTGTGCCTTGATGGACGATGCTGGTACTAAGAAAGTCTATTGTTGGGGAAATAATGAGATGGGGCAATTGGGGGCAAACGAGAAATACCTGGATCCGCCCGACGGAATTAAATGGACATATAAACCTATGCAAGTTAAGGATGGACTGCCTGCGGGAGAGAAGATTGTTAGTTTGTCGGCTGGAGCTAACCGCGGCTGTGTCATTATGGAAAATAAGCGTTCGTACTGTTGGGGGTTAAATAATGAAGGGCAAATCGGTGACGGCACTAATGAAGACAGGAATAGCCCAACAGAGTCTTTATTCCTTCGTCCGGTCCAAAATCGATATATATATTAA
- a CDS encoding AAA family ATPase yields the protein MEIEPRFNYDSLRSRKARFSVRFGNAWHVVAIAVGIMMVLLGLWSLIEHGAIGWLLFGLSGPMIMVSIWWEKDLKTAEISKNPKTIDDVMAADVLGKLPRRPTPIDIAEAITGTRAGQFLAVRLGLTPNFLRNISVDDPNRTEQIWQAAIEIWQSTESPKITSAVLAAAIVKQLPQHDSLLANMKIDFHDIEETIRWYERIKALIDQYKEKPLNTGGIARDWSFGYTPLLSRFAQNISVSVSGGAFTTKLAAHEEALGQMLKTFSSGGRQNITLVGADGAGKSTVVSAFAEMLIDGHRDVPGSLMYQQVFMLDASSLISVASGRGELENLVTMILNEAFLSKNVILCLDNAQLFFEEGVGSVDLSNVLLPILEAGRLRTILTMDDQRFLQISQTKPQLAHALNTIAIQPSNESETMKIMRDQLVLFEAQHKVTYMYQALAEAYRVGDRYVQDLVMPGKALKILEAAASYASGGLVTAQSVDDAIEKTLGIKISVASLSDEKEKLLNLESLIHQRMINQTRAVTVVSDAIRRARTGVRNQNRPIGAFLFLGPTGVGKTELSKALADVYFGGEGNMIRLDLNEFVRPDDVARLIADGARDPGSLTAQVQKRPFSVVLLDEIEKAHPQVLTTLLQLLDEGILRDENNREISFRDTIVIATSNAGADRIREYIERGYQLEQFEQTFINELINANLFRPEFLNRFDEIVLFRPLGKDELLQVVDLILAGVNKTLAPQKIQVAVEEEGKKLLVEAGYDPRLGARPMRRVVQRAVENTVAKQMLAGTVAPGSTTVITADQIRQILGSQSAQMPSGIQNPPLNN from the coding sequence ATGGAAATAGAGCCGAGATTTAATTACGACAGTTTACGGTCTCGGAAGGCGCGATTTTCTGTAAGGTTTGGTAATGCTTGGCATGTCGTGGCGATAGCTGTCGGCATTATGATGGTGCTGCTTGGTCTGTGGTCGTTGATCGAACACGGGGCAATCGGCTGGCTATTATTTGGTCTGAGTGGCCCGATGATTATGGTGTCGATTTGGTGGGAGAAAGATCTTAAAACTGCGGAAATTAGTAAAAATCCTAAGACAATTGACGATGTGATGGCGGCGGACGTTTTGGGCAAATTGCCGCGCAGACCGACGCCGATTGATATTGCTGAGGCGATTACAGGCACGCGAGCTGGGCAATTTTTGGCAGTGCGGCTGGGTTTGACGCCGAATTTCTTGCGCAATATTTCCGTCGACGATCCGAATCGAACGGAGCAGATTTGGCAGGCGGCGATTGAAATTTGGCAGAGCACGGAAAGTCCGAAGATTACTAGCGCGGTTCTGGCGGCGGCGATAGTAAAGCAATTGCCACAACACGATTCTTTGCTGGCGAATATGAAGATCGATTTTCATGATATCGAGGAGACTATTCGATGGTACGAGCGAATAAAGGCGCTGATTGACCAATATAAAGAGAAGCCGCTGAATACGGGCGGAATTGCTAGGGATTGGTCTTTTGGCTATACGCCACTGCTGAGTCGATTTGCTCAGAATATTAGCGTCAGTGTATCTGGCGGCGCGTTTACAACTAAGTTGGCTGCGCACGAGGAGGCGCTGGGGCAGATGCTCAAAACGTTTAGTTCTGGCGGTCGGCAGAATATTACGCTGGTCGGAGCTGACGGCGCGGGAAAAAGTACCGTCGTGTCGGCGTTTGCTGAAATGCTAATTGACGGACATCGAGACGTTCCTGGTTCACTGATGTATCAGCAAGTTTTTATGCTGGACGCGTCGTCGTTGATCAGCGTAGCGTCGGGTCGCGGGGAATTGGAAAATCTAGTAACGATGATTTTGAACGAAGCTTTTCTGTCGAAAAACGTGATTTTATGTCTGGACAATGCGCAATTATTCTTCGAAGAAGGCGTTGGTTCGGTTGACTTGAGTAATGTGCTATTGCCAATCCTGGAAGCGGGCAGGCTTAGGACGATTTTAACGATGGACGATCAGCGATTTTTGCAAATTTCCCAGACTAAGCCGCAGCTCGCTCACGCTTTGAATACAATTGCAATTCAGCCGTCAAATGAATCCGAAACTATGAAAATTATGCGCGATCAATTGGTTTTATTTGAGGCGCAGCACAAAGTGACGTATATGTATCAGGCGCTGGCGGAGGCGTATCGTGTTGGTGATCGTTATGTTCAGGATTTGGTAATGCCAGGTAAGGCGTTGAAAATTTTGGAAGCGGCGGCAAGTTATGCGAGTGGCGGGCTAGTGACCGCGCAATCTGTGGACGATGCGATTGAAAAGACTCTTGGTATAAAAATTTCGGTAGCATCTTTGAGTGACGAAAAGGAAAAATTGTTAAACTTGGAGTCGTTAATTCATCAGCGAATGATCAATCAAACGCGAGCCGTGACAGTTGTTTCTGACGCTATTCGCCGCGCGCGCACAGGTGTTAGAAATCAGAATCGACCGATTGGCGCATTCCTGTTTCTTGGTCCGACTGGTGTTGGTAAAACGGAGCTTTCTAAAGCTTTGGCGGATGTTTATTTTGGCGGTGAAGGCAATATGATTCGCTTGGATTTGAACGAATTTGTCAGGCCGGATGACGTGGCTAGGTTGATTGCGGACGGCGCGCGAGATCCAGGGAGTTTGACCGCTCAGGTTCAGAAGCGCCCATTCTCTGTCGTGCTTTTGGACGAAATTGAAAAGGCTCATCCTCAGGTTTTGACGACACTTCTGCAGCTTTTGGATGAAGGAATATTGCGTGATGAAAATAACCGAGAAATTAGTTTTCGCGATACGATTGTAATTGCGACGTCAAATGCTGGCGCGGATAGAATTCGTGAATATATTGAGCGGGGCTATCAATTGGAGCAGTTCGAGCAGACATTTATCAACGAGTTGATTAATGCCAATTTATTCCGCCCAGAATTTTTGAACCGTTTTGATGAAATCGTTTTGTTCCGTCCGCTAGGAAAAGATGAGTTGCTGCAGGTTGTCGATTTGATTTTGGCGGGAGTTAATAAGACTTTGGCGCCGCAAAAAATTCAAGTTGCGGTCGAGGAAGAAGGTAAGAAATTGCTAGTCGAGGCTGGTTATGATCCAAGATTGGGAGCTCGCCCGATGCGTCGCGTTGTCCAGCGAGCTGTCGAGAATACCGTCGCCAAGCAAATGCTGGCGGGAACTGTCGCACCTGGCTCGACTACAGTTATCACCGCTGATCAAATTCGCCAAATTTTAGGTTCGCAATCCGCGCAAATGCCGTCAGGAATTCAGAATCCGCCATTGAATAACTAG
- a CDS encoding prepilin-type N-terminal cleavage/methylation domain-containing protein codes for MNRGTGGYTIIEVAIVVVVVAILASIAFVGGGRFLNLTRDQEQKADVSELSLRLERYYKYKNVSAIGHEYPSCADLIKDFSSIVGGDSLKKEMIKCNRSDWAGGSNGELLYEASNVDDGDCTKPASSPVSDVVAVTCVKYSIIYKEFSTGVEKKVDSIWRD; via the coding sequence ATGAATCGTGGGACGGGTGGCTATACGATAATTGAAGTGGCGATAGTAGTGGTGGTTGTTGCAATTTTGGCTAGCATTGCCTTTGTTGGCGGTGGAAGATTTTTGAATTTGACTAGAGATCAGGAGCAAAAAGCTGATGTATCTGAGCTGTCCTTGAGGTTGGAGCGATATTACAAATATAAAAATGTTAGTGCTATCGGACACGAATATCCTTCCTGCGCTGATTTAATTAAGGATTTTTCATCAATTGTAGGAGGTGATTCTCTGAAAAAGGAGATGATCAAGTGTAATCGTAGTGATTGGGCTGGCGGTAGTAATGGTGAGTTATTGTATGAAGCTTCGAATGTGGATGACGGCGATTGCACGAAGCCTGCATCCAGTCCTGTGTCTGATGTTGTAGCGGTAACTTGTGTGAAATATAGCATTATATATAAAGAGTTTTCAACAGGAGTAGAGAAGAAGGTGGATAGTATATGGCGCGACTAG
- a CDS encoding prepilin-type N-terminal cleavage/methylation domain-containing protein: MTTKNIKNQGFTLVELLIVIVIIAILTVVSLVAYNGLQNQAKTSAAKSAADAVAKKAELYNTAKSKYPTGLPDLTNAANSGEPYYLDSSTVNVGTFATPPAAPAEANTIEYVPCPATGDATGAHVKYYNFSSRLVEERKIGTGC, translated from the coding sequence GTGACTACAAAGAATATCAAAAATCAAGGTTTTACACTAGTTGAGCTTTTGATCGTTATCGTGATCATCGCAATTTTGACAGTTGTTTCTTTGGTTGCATACAACGGTTTGCAAAACCAGGCAAAGACATCTGCTGCTAAATCTGCTGCTGACGCTGTCGCTAAGAAAGCTGAGCTATACAACACAGCTAAGAGTAAGTACCCAACTGGCTTACCGGACTTAACAAACGCTGCTAATTCTGGCGAACCGTATTACTTGGACTCAAGTACAGTTAATGTTGGTACTTTTGCTACTCCTCCTGCTGCTCCTGCAGAGGCTAATACTATTGAGTATGTTCCATGTCCGGCTACGGGTGATGCTACGGGTGCGCACGTTAAGTACTACAATTTCTCAAGTCGTCTAGTAGAAGAGCGAAAAATTGGTACTGGCTGTTAA
- a CDS encoding Mur ligase family protein, whose product MARQMISTIIGKSVKKVAKLRGGGSALPGLVIEKIDPKFIQRTLADLPQGVVIISGTNGKTTTTKIVVELLESVGLKVFTNRTGSNFSRGVAAALLDEVNIRGKLDADIAVLELDEAWAVKFVQIVRPRFSLLLNVMRDQLDRFGEIDNTAALLQKIAEATSDTVVLNRDDPRIFKISENIQAKKVFFGTTSELLQLMPTDDTLKYGTAVANQSVAADVLLKKINAQQATFQIDNKEIDVDLQLTGVYNLLNAAAAVALARQIAGPEITDTILSALENIKPAFGRGETIYLNGTPIELILVKNPSGFRLALLSFAKNNSTTMIAVNDNYADGRDVSWFWDVDFSLLKNVAMISGARAYDMALRLQYDDISIGKIDTNISKALEDFINTNPDEPKQIFCSYTAMTAIRRLLSEKTDVEEIS is encoded by the coding sequence ATGGCAAGACAGATGATTAGTACTATTATTGGCAAAAGCGTCAAGAAAGTCGCTAAATTACGCGGTGGCGGTTCAGCCTTGCCGGGTTTGGTGATTGAAAAAATTGACCCAAAATTTATTCAGAGAACGCTGGCGGATTTGCCGCAAGGCGTGGTGATTATCAGCGGAACGAATGGAAAAACGACGACGACAAAAATTGTCGTGGAACTATTAGAATCAGTCGGGCTGAAAGTCTTCACGAATCGCACTGGTAGCAATTTTTCCCGAGGCGTGGCAGCGGCGCTACTTGATGAGGTTAATATCCGCGGCAAGCTGGACGCCGACATTGCAGTTCTGGAACTGGACGAAGCTTGGGCGGTTAAATTCGTGCAGATTGTTCGACCGCGCTTTTCTCTGCTTCTGAATGTTATGCGCGATCAATTGGACAGATTTGGAGAAATTGACAATACAGCCGCATTGCTCCAAAAAATAGCTGAAGCCACCAGCGACACTGTCGTTCTCAATCGTGACGATCCGCGAATTTTTAAGATTAGCGAGAATATTCAGGCTAAAAAAGTTTTCTTCGGCACAACTAGCGAACTGCTTCAATTGATGCCAACGGACGACACTTTAAAATACGGAACCGCAGTCGCAAATCAAAGCGTAGCCGCTGATGTTTTATTGAAAAAAATTAACGCTCAACAGGCGACTTTTCAAATTGACAATAAAGAAATTGACGTAGATCTGCAACTCACTGGAGTTTATAATCTTCTCAATGCGGCGGCGGCGGTTGCCCTGGCTCGACAAATCGCGGGACCGGAAATTACCGATACGATTTTGTCTGCGCTGGAAAACATAAAACCGGCGTTTGGTCGCGGTGAAACAATTTACCTAAACGGCACGCCAATTGAGCTTATTTTAGTGAAAAATCCGAGCGGCTTTCGGTTAGCACTTCTGTCGTTTGCCAAAAACAATAGCACTACGATGATCGCCGTTAATGACAATTACGCCGACGGACGAGACGTAAGTTGGTTCTGGGACGTCGATTTTTCGCTATTAAAAAACGTAGCAATGATCAGCGGTGCGCGTGCTTACGATATGGCTTTGCGACTTCAATATGACGACATTTCAATTGGGAAAATTGACACCAATATTTCGAAAGCCCTGGAGGATTTCATTAATACCAATCCTGATGAGCCAAAACAGATTTTTTGTAGCTACACGGCCATGACAGCAATTCGCCGCCTGCTAAGCGAAAAAACCGACGTGGAGGAAATATCATAA
- the murB gene encoding UDP-N-acetylmuramate dehydrogenase — MDVMTNISLKQYTTMKLGGEARYMATADSAGDVVSLYRNARKENLPIFVLGGGSNVITHDEVFEGIVLLNKIKGFEVISETDETTDVKIGAGEVWDEAVEKVIGLGLQGIEAMSGIPGTAGAAPVQNVGAYGQEIADTLISLEAYDSKTDTIVTISADECDFSYRNSIFRDKEKGRYCILNITLRLNKAEPKPPYYASLQRYIDENDIREVNLSVIRVAVLNIRSEKLPDPAELPSAGSFFKNALVEKWKLEELQREYSDIPNYAMSDGRYKIPTGWLIDKAGLRGYRSHGMRVYEKNALVLVNDSASGYDDLAAIREEIVQIVFDKFGIKIEQEPLELS; from the coding sequence ATGGATGTCATGACTAATATATCACTGAAACAATACACAACTATGAAATTGGGAGGTGAGGCTCGCTATATGGCGACAGCAGATTCTGCTGGTGATGTTGTGTCGCTATATCGTAATGCCCGAAAGGAAAATTTGCCGATTTTTGTGTTGGGCGGTGGCAGTAATGTAATTACGCATGACGAGGTTTTTGAAGGAATCGTACTGTTGAATAAGATCAAAGGTTTTGAGGTTATCTCTGAAACCGACGAAACAACTGATGTGAAAATTGGTGCGGGCGAAGTTTGGGATGAGGCTGTTGAGAAGGTTATTGGGCTTGGACTTCAGGGAATTGAAGCTATGTCGGGGATTCCTGGAACGGCTGGAGCTGCGCCAGTCCAGAATGTTGGGGCGTACGGGCAAGAAATTGCCGACACGTTGATTAGTCTGGAAGCTTACGATTCAAAAACCGATACAATCGTAACTATTTCTGCTGATGAATGTGACTTTTCTTATCGAAATAGCATTTTTCGCGACAAGGAAAAAGGGCGATATTGCATTCTGAATATTACTTTGCGACTAAATAAAGCAGAGCCGAAACCGCCGTATTATGCTTCTTTGCAGAGATATATTGACGAGAATGATATTCGTGAGGTCAATTTGTCGGTGATTCGCGTGGCAGTTCTTAATATTCGTTCGGAAAAATTGCCAGACCCAGCTGAACTACCAAGCGCAGGTTCTTTCTTCAAAAATGCGCTGGTTGAAAAGTGGAAATTGGAAGAATTGCAAAGAGAATATAGCGACATTCCAAATTATGCAATGTCTGACGGAAGATATAAAATCCCGACGGGCTGGTTGATAGATAAGGCTGGCTTAAGGGGTTATCGCAGTCACGGCATGCGGGTTTATGAAAAGAACGCGTTGGTGCTCGTGAATGATTCGGCGTCTGGTTATGATGACTTGGCAGCGATTCGCGAGGAAATTGTGCAAATTGTCTTTGACAAGTTCGGTATAAAAATTGAGCAAGAGCCGTTAGAACTTTCCTGA
- a CDS encoding type 1 glutamine amidotransferase, with amino-acid sequence MKITIAQLYPRDMNLYGDWGNTLVLKKRLERRGFEVEIIDHNPGDSTDFSKIDIFVGGGGQDSGQTIIQNDLLSRADELRQLAKDGVPMLMICGMYQLFGRFFRTLKGEEIVGANILPIETIAGDERMIGNIVIRSQEFGDIVGYENHSGQTFLDKTVKPLGQVIKGAGNNMTDANEGVRYNNIIATYLHGPILPKNPQIADFLIGEALERRGVSADSGLEKIDDTLANKAREIALKLSR; translated from the coding sequence ATGAAAATAACAATTGCGCAACTTTATCCGCGAGATATGAATCTTTATGGCGACTGGGGCAACACGCTAGTCCTGAAAAAACGACTAGAACGACGCGGCTTTGAAGTTGAGATTATCGATCACAATCCAGGCGATTCAACGGATTTTTCTAAAATTGATATTTTTGTTGGCGGCGGCGGACAAGATTCTGGGCAGACGATTATTCAGAATGATCTTCTGTCGCGAGCTGATGAACTGCGGCAATTAGCAAAAGACGGCGTGCCGATGTTGATGATTTGCGGAATGTACCAACTATTTGGTCGATTTTTCCGAACACTCAAGGGTGAGGAAATTGTTGGCGCTAACATTCTGCCGATTGAAACAATTGCTGGCGACGAGCGGATGATTGGTAACATTGTCATTAGAAGCCAGGAATTTGGAGATATCGTTGGCTACGAAAATCACAGCGGACAAACTTTCTTAGATAAGACCGTCAAACCTCTTGGGCAAGTTATTAAAGGTGCCGGTAATAATATGACCGACGCAAACGAAGGTGTTCGCTACAACAATATCATCGCCACTTATCTCCACGGTCCGATTCTACCTAAAAACCCGCAGATTGCAGACTTTCTTATCGGCGAAGCGCTAGAGCGACGCGGCGTAAGCGCAGATTCGGGGCTGGAAAAAATTGACGATACTTTAGCGAATAAAGCGAGAGAGATAGCGTTAAAATTATCCAGATAA
- a CDS encoding type IV pilus modification PilV family protein, whose amino-acid sequence MARLAEKSDGFTIVEVAVTLVVISIFLIVILSMQAQVSQISVMNAQYNKASLLAYNNMRRYANDSAPSWFKCTDPPPIFRAPGSRYKVEESVGNIDGLPGTVKQEVYASAPYGCKSGTVSLGMPVKVESIVEYGLPSSGVGSGKKVVHATYVAF is encoded by the coding sequence ATGGCGCGACTAGCGGAAAAAAGTGATGGATTTACTATTGTTGAGGTAGCGGTGACGTTGGTTGTAATTAGTATTTTTTTGATTGTTATTTTGAGTATGCAAGCGCAAGTTAGCCAAATATCAGTCATGAATGCCCAGTACAACAAGGCGAGTCTTCTGGCATATAATAATATGCGTCGTTACGCAAATGATTCCGCTCCGTCTTGGTTTAAATGTACAGACCCTCCTCCAATCTTTAGGGCTCCGGGTTCTAGATATAAAGTTGAGGAAAGTGTGGGTAATATTGACGGGTTACCAGGAACGGTTAAGCAGGAAGTATATGCATCAGCGCCATACGGATGTAAGAGTGGAACAGTTAGCCTGGGGATGCCGGTTAAAGTGGAGTCTATCGTAGAGTATGGATTGCCAAGTTCTGGTGTGGGTAGTGGAAAGAAGGTGGTACATGCGACATATGTGGCGTTCTAA
- a CDS encoding type II secretion system protein has translation MWRSNEGGFTVVELAMVMVIIAMVVGVFSQMLISANQSASISKAKAEISRNMHNSMDAIETDVRQASRFKVSSRDGEDTFATDKNFAGSTPREWGYRSNPYSSSAITDPEKNSLILLQYAANMGRGADSREIVYLRTPKFDCGANKTQQPKYKKIVIYFLKNRELHRRTIYNDLVDFSSYPPAPYSGSAAGYFCMNSLDADKFKDRAMKLREDSILATGVSEFKINYYDGKTLISKNSDAPDSDKKSLDGADNVEVTLTIQSPSKQVSDSQTLMIRKINNL, from the coding sequence ATGTGGCGTTCTAATGAGGGGGGCTTTACCGTAGTCGAATTGGCAATGGTGATGGTTATCATTGCAATGGTTGTCGGCGTATTTAGTCAGATGTTAATTTCTGCAAACCAAAGTGCGTCTATCAGCAAGGCAAAAGCCGAGATTAGTCGAAATATGCACAATTCCATGGATGCAATTGAAACTGACGTACGTCAAGCTTCGCGCTTTAAGGTGAGCAGTCGCGATGGGGAAGATACTTTTGCTACGGATAAAAATTTCGCTGGCTCGACGCCCAGGGAATGGGGATATAGAAGTAATCCGTATTCAAGTAGCGCCATTACTGACCCCGAAAAGAACTCACTTATATTGCTTCAATATGCTGCAAATATGGGGCGCGGCGCTGATTCTAGGGAGATTGTGTATCTAAGAACTCCGAAGTTTGACTGTGGAGCAAATAAGACTCAGCAGCCGAAGTATAAAAAAATAGTCATATATTTTTTGAAGAATAGAGAGCTGCATCGGCGGACTATCTATAATGATTTAGTTGATTTCTCCAGTTATCCTCCAGCGCCATACTCAGGGTCTGCTGCGGGATATTTCTGTATGAATAGCCTGGATGCTGATAAGTTTAAAGATCGAGCCATGAAGCTTCGTGAAGATTCGATTTTAGCGACTGGAGTTTCGGAATTTAAGATTAATTACTATGATGGAAAAACGCTAATAAGCAAAAATAGCGACGCTCCAGATAGTGATAAGAAATCTCTTGATGGTGCGGATAATGTAGAGGTTACTTTAACGATACAATCACCAAGTAAACAAGTTTCCGATTCTCAAACATTAATGATACGAAAGATAAATAACTTATGA